CGATCGGCTCCACCTGCTGGCCCAGATCGGGCTGCGTGCGACCGACGACGCCATCCGCCAGGTGTGCGGACAGAGCGCCGACGCCGCCGCACCCTGGGACACGGTGCTCGAGCTGGCCCGCGAGGCCCAGGCCCGCAACCAGCGCAACGGCAAGCTCATCGCCGAGCGCATGCAGCACAACCAGGCCGCCCTCACCACCCTGCTCGCCGCCGCCGATCAGCCACAGCTGTACGGTGCCGACGGCCAGAGCCGCCCGACTGGCGGCGGCCGCAAGCTCGGCAGCGCCTGACCCGTCCTTTTGCGCTATCGTCGGGCGCCATGACACCCGACGAATCCCTCCTCAGCACCTTCATCGCCGCCCGGCTCGACGCCGATCCGGCCCATGATCTCGCGCATGTCCAGCGCGTCGTCGACACCGCGCGGCGGCTGGCACAGGCAGAAGGCGCGGATCTCGAGGTCGTGATCCCCGCCGCCTGGCTGCACGACTGTGTGAGCCTGCCCAAGAACCATCCGGAACGCCACCTCGCGTCGCGACAGGCCGCCGCCATGGCGCGCGATTTCCTGCGCGAACACGGCGTCACCGAACCCCGCCTGGGCGCCATCGCCCATGCGATCGAGGCGCACAGCTTCAGCGCCGGCATCGCCGCGACGACGCTCGAAGCGCAGGTGGTCCAGGACGCCGACCGGCTCGACGCCCTCGGGGCCGTGGGCATCGCCCGCTGCCTGCTCACCGGCGGCGCCATCGGGCGGCCGCTGTACGCACCAGACGACCCGTTCTGCGTGCAACGCGAGCCGGACGACGCCCACTTCTGCATCGACCACTTCTACCGCAAGCTGTTCGCCATCGGCGCGACCCTGCACACCGCCAGTGCCCGGACCGAGGCAGCCGGGCGGCTGACCTTCATGCGCCAGTTTCTCGTACAGCTCGGGCTTGAAACCGGCCATTCCCCGGCCATCGACTGAGCCCACCCGCCCGATGGCCGCCACGCGTGGCGAAAAGCCGCTATGCTTGGCCCCGGCGCCTGTCGCCGGCAGCTTCGCCCGAACGCTTTTGACGAGTCAGCATGGCCAGTA
The nucleotide sequence above comes from Nitrogeniibacter mangrovi. Encoded proteins:
- a CDS encoding flagella synthesis protein FlgN; the protein is MTTPQPVKARLLALLADEAAQLRSFVALLGQEESLLVDGQTDALMSLAREKTEQYRKLQRFNDDRLHLLAQIGLRATDDAIRQVCGQSADAAAPWDTVLELAREAQARNQRNGKLIAERMQHNQAALTTLLAAADQPQLYGADGQSRPTGGGRKLGSA
- a CDS encoding HD domain-containing protein, translating into MTPDESLLSTFIAARLDADPAHDLAHVQRVVDTARRLAQAEGADLEVVIPAAWLHDCVSLPKNHPERHLASRQAAAMARDFLREHGVTEPRLGAIAHAIEAHSFSAGIAATTLEAQVVQDADRLDALGAVGIARCLLTGGAIGRPLYAPDDPFCVQREPDDAHFCIDHFYRKLFAIGATLHTASARTEAAGRLTFMRQFLVQLGLETGHSPAID